AAAGTGGGGGAGCAGTGTAatgcatttttgtatgttttcagaTAACCGCTTTGTTGGGTCCTTTTCCTAAAGAATTCAGTGAGGGTGAATATTCCAAAGAATTTGCAGATTTTGTAGGTAGACCAATGTCACGGTACCAGCGATTAGAGAATCTCCGCAAGCGGCTTAATGACTGTAAGGACTCGACGTTCCTTATGCTAGTTGAGAGATTGCTGACCTACTTGCCAGGTATGTTCATTGTTCTTGCCATTGAGTGCTTCTTTAGTTATTAAAATTCTACTCTTCGTCCATTCACCCAGATTTTCTCTCACTTTAGGATTCTCAGTACATGCAATCCATGGTTATTGGTGGCCTCAGTtattggcaatctggttttataaAAGTGCTTATCCAGCGCCAAAAATGTGCTATTTTTTGGTGCCGAAATGCGCTGATTTCTGGTCGCCAGTGGTTGGTGATAATAGTATTATCAGCGCCGATAAGCACTGATTTTTGCTATTGACGATTTTTACTTATCATCAGAGGCTGTCTGAACGAATTTTCATCAGAAacctatatatttttgtacatttctTTGTACTAGAAGCctgggaaaaatataattttgtttccaTCCATTTTCACTAATTCTCAATATAAATTTGAAGGCTTTTGTaatcttacattttatattaataactTTCCAAGTAAGTACAAGCTATTGCTTTTCACCCCATGGCAGCCTAAAAATTCTAAATTTGCGATAACTATTCAATAACTTATTCAACTGCTTCGTTTCGGTGACTATATACCTCATCCGCTTTCGGGGTAAAGAGCGGAGCAATGTGGCAGAGAGCTCAATAATTTTTCTGTTGCCGTTTGACTAACATTGTTCGTTCCTGTAGCCTTCCGTCATTGTTTGTTTGGTATGATGTATTCAGAATTTGTCGTAACATTCTTGGATATTGGCTTCGCTAGTGCTTAGTTTATGATTCTTTACTTCGTTAGTTACTTAGTTAAATCTTACTTAGCAGAATTTCAGATAGTATTAGTTCTTCCAGTGTTCGCTTTTGTAGCGAgtgatgtaaaactagattactTAAGTCATCAGTCGACTtacactaaatgtgttaaatatAGGCTAAGGAGTAGATTCAAtcaaaagtgtgtgtgtattcagtgtAGCTAAAATAGGCTAATTAGTAAATTCAATCAAAAGTGTGTATTCAGTATAACTAAAATATAAATCTAGCAGTTATGAGACCTACTTACACCATTGTAAAATATAAGATGGAAAATTTGCTGGTATTACAATTTAATATTATGGGCTAACAGATGTTGTGGAAGAACAGTCTGGGATGAAATACTTTGATTCAATCAAAAGCGTGTATTCAGTGTAGCTAGAATATAAATCTAGCAAAGTTACCAGACCTAATTTTTACACTAAATTGTAAAATATACGATGGAATATTTTCtgttacaggcggccctcggttagcggctggggttccgttcctggccgccagCGCTAAGGGATTTTTGACACTAAGcgttttaaagcctacggccgccgcacaccttcttttgaAATTCTAGACTAGTTAACAGTGCcataatcccacaatggcgcaataagtaaaattatatttatgcagtacgTATAGTACTATGGAATTTACAGTACATtctagtattataaatactgcaaagtgaaaaaaaaactagctttaatcctttgggtgtctaaagtatgtaaagatataaaaaggttttatacagtgtacaggtagctgtagtgttcaagttacaatgattcttcttacgataatccgattttatgagaaaccatattacaatagcctaactttatcccatcttctagttacataagttcaaaaacagcaaaatataatgatgaaagtatggttttaatgttatactcgttGTGTAAatgccatgaacaaccaaacgagaaacaacaatttttttttttctgagtacaaccgaattggatagcATCAGTTTGggttgtatttcaatcatcgtactatagtacactattaccgtagttgttataaatgacattatgtagaatagtactgagatattttaatataataacttttcgctatagatcaaatatcaatatagatcaaagatcaatcaggaaatatactgttaaatttaaacctagttataactgaagatgagaaaactgttcaagctgctaatgactattattgcgcatcggcaacaaggataaaactccagtaaacgtatgccatcaaacacaactgtagataaaattgagataaaatcattttaatcaaaactactgtgcttgaaagaacacattttactgttggtttcactccgatataagataaataatgtaaagttcgtattacgatgatataaagggaAATTGTGAACGGAATTGCGTAAttattttactcaataaacatgccgccaacataatctgttaatgaaaaaaaatcagttcacaaTCACAccaagacatattcaattcatatttccacctaaaaacatgccctataaggaaaaataaccttgtcttataaaagtcaagtatctagatatttgtttatgctaactagaagcaagaaaatttgctcagaattgcttTAAATATGCTGAAACAAACTCATATTCACCATCAGttgatttcaaaccaaaacattggccgctccgtggaatactggcttagatttgccgtagtattttacaATGACGCTTACTCCACTAATACCATTCTCGTCTGCCCCACTGTACAAGAACTTACATCCTCCTCCTATTTCCTTTGCCTTATTCCCTTTCCACcttgtttcttgcacacacaagaTATAAACTCTCCTCATATTCATCATTTCTGCCACCCCTCTACTCTTTCCTGTCATACTACCCACATTTAGTGTCCCAATTCTAATAGTTTGGACTTGCATCTTTAACCTCACTCGTCCACACTGCGGTAGCCCTTGCCTATTTATTGGAGAGGCCAGGCAAGGCCCCTGCATGTCGCTTCATTGGGGTACGCCCCTGCATTCTTTGAATATGGATTTGACTTAACATGGTTCTGGCATTGGGTTTTttcagtcggatgcccttcctgtcACTAACCCTCTCTATTTACCTGGGCTTGGGACCAGCACCAAATTGGGCtggtttaactctctctctctctctctccctccctccccagtggTAAGGTTAAATCATAGAAGCCATTCAATCATCATGAAATGTAAACCATAGGTTAATAATTTGCTTTTTCCAGAAATTTAATTGATCCTcctgtaatttttatatttccttggCAGTAATTTCTCATGTGTTTACAGACCGTCGTTTCACACCGTTTGAAGCAGCGTGCCATCCATTTGTGGCATGCTCCACTCCATTCTTGTATCTCACACCTTCTCCAGGTATGTGAAATACAATAGAATTTTGgttttttgtgaaaaattaagTAGATAAGCAATCTTGCATATTAGTGAATTGAGTCAGATCGAGTGAAGTGTTCTAAGTTGTATATGTGCTTCATAACTCTgaagtaaatttttatattggAGCCTGTAAACTTCAAAATTACTTTGTCTGCTTTTAGGTTTGAAATTCTGGTGTAAACTGCAGTTTTGCTGCAGACATATAATAAGCACTTCCCTTCAAGTATTTAGTACTTTTAAGTAAGATATGTGAAATTTAACTTTGAGAAGTTGCATAGCAGCTTGTATGAAATATACTTTTCattgaaaattaatgaaactgGTTTAACCCAGTTTTGCGTTATGAtgctttttattgtaaaaaagttGTTATTTCAAAGACAACTTTTTGTTACGGAAGTagatgttttcattatttaaaatacTAGTTTAATCAGACCATTTAGTCTGTAGATTTCAAGGCTGCACCACATCTAGGTCCTTGAATATACAGTGCTTTACTTTTAACATCAAGTCAAGACATTTTGATCTTAAACCAaggtttttttattactattatttcagtcatatttgtgcattttttgtatttcatgGTACTTTTGCTTGCATTCATAGGATGGGCTGTGGTCAAATTTATGAAGTTATTTagcattaataaatattttgatgCTGACCATTTGGTCCACTTCTAGGTTGTACAAAACCTAGTGATTTCTTACCTTTACATCATTTTATAATTCAAAGATGTGGGGTTCTTGCTTGCtgctgcattttttttcatttcttgctagtGGTTGAATTGGTTTATGCCTTTATCTTGTGGTGGTAATACCACAACTATTGAATCTTGATACTCAACAGTTGGAGCAATTTGTAATGGTATTTTATACATTTCTTAAAGCagagcttttcttttcttttcttttcaggttACATAAGGTATCCAACTATATTGCTAGACATGTCAACATACCCATATTTACCAGGACTGcctgatgatgaagatgaaaacTCAGCATCAGCATTAAGTAGAAAAAGGCTGGCATCCTTTGCCCGTTACAAAAGGCCAACACCTTCCCAGGCCTGTTCACAAggtcaaaaagaaaaagagggtGCCGCATCTACTGGTAATGCTGCGTCTGGAGGTAGCAGTGGCAATGGTGGGGCTGGAGCAGGAGCTGGGAGTGGTGGTGGTGGAACTGGAAGTAcgggagcaggaggaggaggaggaccaacTCCAAATGTTCCTGCAGCTACAAGGAAAGACACAACTGATGCTCAAAAGGTTCCCATTCCTAAAGTTCCACCTAGCATGGTAGGGCCAGAAGGTAAAACAGCTACTCGCTCTGATGTAAAGGAGACCTTGAAATCCATGGGTCTACGATGTGAAGATTTTACTATCAGTGTGTATTCACGGGAACAAGCTCACGCTATATTGAGGCGTCAGGGTGTAGAAGTGACACCCAATAATTTACAATCCAGAGAAAAGCTTGCTGCTATGACTGCTAAAGGTGGCTACAGAAATGCACGGAATGTAGACATGCAGAGAATGCCTTACATCAGAAATGTTCCTCCTACAAATACTTGGCCCATGAATACACGACCTCCAAACATACGCCCTCAGAATATTCGGAAAACTATTCCAAGgtatgaggatgatgatgatgactgtgTGATATTAGATCCACCAGACATGCCTAAACCACCACCAACGGTAACGTTACCGCAGCAGTTCCAATTGATGGGCACAACTGTACAGGTAAACCGAGGAGCTAAACGCCCCAAcagacccatgatgaatcaaccGCAAGCCAAAAGACCAAATGCACGACCAATGCAGTATTATCACAAAGAGCATGAAGAATATGGTGCAGAAGCATCTGTGCAGGACACACTGAAGCGTTTGAAGAACTATAATATTTCTATAACTTGCCGAAGAAATGCATCTGGTCTTGGCCCCCGTGGTCCAATGGATGGTTATTCAGACATGGAAGATGACAGCCATCTTGACtctgatgaagaggaggaggatatgACAAAGTATTTAGAATGCCAGATTGGAGAAATAGATGATATACCCGAGCAAGAAATATATGATGAAGAAATCGACCCAGATGACAAGGATGATCTTGACTATCATCCACGAGGGACTAAGAAGAGGAGAAATAAGTCCCCTCGCAAAGGAAGAAGAATCAGTGATGGCTCATTCAGCATACGAAACCCAGGACGAGAAACCCCAATGGAAGCCTCACAGCTGGACTCAAGTTTGGAAATGATAGAAACAGACAAAAATattgatgatgaaaatgataaaaatattgatgatgcTGAAGAGGAGAAGCATAATGATGAGGAGTGCTCACCTAAGCAACAAAGCAATGAATCTAATGATGAGTTGGAAAGTCCTATGAAAAGTCCAGAGCACTCAAAGGAAGATAAAGACCAAGAGGAGGATGAAGGAACACATGGTGACAGCATTGAGGAGGAGCTCTCTAAAGAAGAAGAACACATTGAAGAGCCAAGTACTGAACAGAGAGAACACATACAAGAGCAAGAAAAAGAGCAAGAACAAGAACAGGAACAAGACCAAGATCAGGATCAAGATCAAGATcaatatcaagaagaagaagaaggagaagaagaagaaggagaagaagaagaagaagaagaagaagaagaagaagatgaagaagaagaaaatgacgaTTTATCAAAGAATGAAGATGAGGAGAAAAGGGATGATGCAGTTGAAGAAGGTACCTCAGTAGAATGCGAGACCAAAGACGGCAGTAGTTCAGAAATTGTTGAAGATGTGATTGGTAAAGACATGAGAGAAGAAAATCCAACTCAGGATGGACCTGATGATGAAGAGATTGATGATGAGCTAGAGAAGGAACTCTTAGCTGGTGATGTAGGAGATGAAGGAGATATGGAGGAAGAGTTAtaaagtgtttttttgttttgaatgtgAAACACTTGAAA
The DNA window shown above is from Macrobrachium nipponense isolate FS-2020 chromosome 30, ASM1510439v2, whole genome shotgun sequence and carries:
- the LOC135202421 gene encoding uncharacterized protein LOC135202421, whose product is MSTAIDPRGNASKGGFQRWVKLPTDDLPLIRPPKHHMLAHITGGLKKLYELVKENKKDTPETSEEEKSKTENSGNSPSDENKNGPTDNGLSNNEGSDNGTSENNDSTQNSKQKDSEKSSDEEQEKNCQNEKKDDEGGGDSKSKAEKEKMDDPDSMMDEEEETTPYTDEEGEFLPEKGMPYLAGRYKYTNILARGQSAIIIKVLDTFHNDRPLAIKVLHRVYKPIGSQEADILLELHRADPWLHVPFARLLNQFLYGPHYCLVFDYLSPTPLYNHYDQRDIREASALPHIRDLTVKLLTVLGFLYKQNVIHADLKPENILLSKEDDLSSIMVVDFGNALRNTDEELSLYYSDFELQTLFYRAPEVIFGMKFSLEVDMWSLGTLLAECYLGEPLFMGKSKKEILNKITALLGPFPKEFSEGEYSKEFADFVGRPMSRYQRLENLRKRLNDCKDSTFLMLVERLLTYLPDRRFTPFEAACHPFVACSTPFLYLTPSPGYIRYPTILLDMSTYPYLPGLPDDEDENSASALSRKRLASFARYKRPTPSQACSQGQKEKEGAASTGNAASGGSSGNGGAGAGAGSGGGGTGSTGAGGGGGPTPNVPAATRKDTTDAQKVPIPKVPPSMVGPEGKTATRSDVKETLKSMGLRCEDFTISVYSREQAHAILRRQGVEVTPNNLQSREKLAAMTAKGGYRNARNVDMQRMPYIRNVPPTNTWPMNTRPPNIRPQNIRKTIPRYEDDDDDCVILDPPDMPKPPPTVTLPQQFQLMGTTVQVNRGAKRPNRPMMNQPQAKRPNARPMQYYHKEHEEYGAEASVQDTLKRLKNYNISITCRRNASGLGPRGPMDGYSDMEDDSHLDSDEEEEDMTKYLECQIGEIDDIPEQEIYDEEIDPDDKDDLDYHPRGTKKRRNKSPRKGRRISDGSFSIRNPGRETPMEASQLDSSLEMIETDKNIDDENDKNIDDAEEEKHNDEECSPKQQSNESNDELESPMKSPEHSKEDKDQEEDEGTHGDSIEEELSKEEEHIEEPSTEQREHIQEQEKEQEQEQEQDQDQDQDQDQYQEEEEGEEEEGEEEEEEEEEEEDEEEENDDLSKNEDEEKRDDAVEEGTSVECETKDGSSSEIVEDVIGKDMREENPTQDGPDDEEIDDELEKELLAGDVGDEGDMEEEL